The following coding sequences lie in one Oceanicola sp. 502str15 genomic window:
- a CDS encoding MoxR family ATPase: MRFEGTDSYVATEDLTVAVNAAVALERPLLVKGEPGTGKTELARQVSAALGLEMIEWHVKSTTRAQQGLYEYDAVSRLRDSQLGDERVHDVANYIRRGKLWEAFTAPERVVLLIDEVDKADIEFPNDLLQELDRMEFHVYETGETVKAVNRPIVIITSNNEKELPDAFLRRCFFHFIRFPDEETLRKIVEVHHPGIKPELLTTALTQFYEIRDQPGLKKKPSTSEVLDWLKLLLAEDLSPEDLKRDGANALPKLHGALLKNEQDVHLFERLAFMARRER; the protein is encoded by the coding sequence ATGAGATTCGAAGGCACCGACAGCTACGTCGCCACTGAAGACCTGACCGTTGCCGTGAACGCGGCGGTGGCGCTGGAGCGTCCGTTGCTCGTCAAGGGAGAGCCCGGCACCGGCAAGACCGAACTGGCCCGGCAGGTGAGCGCGGCGCTCGGGCTGGAGATGATCGAATGGCACGTCAAATCCACCACCCGCGCCCAGCAGGGTCTCTACGAATATGATGCCGTCAGCCGGTTGCGCGACAGCCAGCTCGGCGACGAGCGGGTGCATGACGTGGCCAATTACATCCGGCGCGGCAAGCTCTGGGAGGCCTTCACCGCCCCCGAGCGCGTGGTGCTGCTGATCGACGAGGTCGACAAGGCCGATATCGAGTTTCCCAACGACCTGCTGCAGGAACTCGACCGGATGGAGTTTCATGTCTACGAAACCGGCGAGACGGTGAAGGCCGTCAACCGCCCCATCGTCATCATCACTTCCAACAACGAAAAGGAGCTGCCCGACGCCTTCCTGCGCCGCTGCTTCTTCCACTTCATCCGCTTCCCCGACGAGGAGACCCTTCGCAAGATCGTCGAGGTCCATCACCCCGGCATCAAGCCCGAGCTTCTCACCACCGCGCTGACCCAATTTTACGAAATCCGCGACCAGCCCGGCCTGAAAAAGAAACCCTCCACCTCCGAGGTGCTAGACTGGCTCAAGCTCCTGCTGGCCGAGGATCTCTCGCCCGAAGACCTCAAGCGCGACGGGGCCAATGCCCTGCCCAAGCTCCACGGCGCGTTGCTG